A window from Paenibacillus polymyxa M1 encodes these proteins:
- a CDS encoding OmpL47-type beta-barrel domain-containing protein, protein METQNLKKYRMHSKWASGLLALMLLFTTIPMFPVAALAATVTPEAEIIGGPGCSNNLGTQAGDNWGAWNATLGRGATNVYSDSGSNRYQCGVGEPIHRFIDLGASIKSDDYRVFVFVSGNFANNIIYVSNSAGSNSWQPNGTNYNTWKVARNLYYNEDYQDKWIEITENIDLKNFRYLSSYGSQIYGGAASITQFGVRIIPKSRYLPNAPQINVGSAGQTSIGWVKDPVNVWIDGDVAPEGLNYYEYSLNGGAFQRYTGPFTVDGHGNNTIYARTVDLKNQKSDLSSAIVRIDKTAPNPPKIQVTGNSTDYAISLEAGSDDFSGISRTQYRIEGAVNQGWQDYYGVFHINQNGQSTVYARSIDNVGNVSQEVSKDVLIDNIAPDRPNILVNNINWASNDKQFTVQDGHDSGGSGVLKSQYKIGDGAWVDYVGPVIVSQENVKIYARTIDRAGNISQVTEANSNIDKTPPTTPTITLSDLNYTNKDILVTLSSGQDNLSGVQKTQYRIGNGNWLDYTEPFSITQEGRTTIFARSIDLATNISNVVTADAKIDRQPPSKPAISVSTKEWTNKDIMVTITDGVDAGSSDVLKSQYKIGESGNWSDYVAPISVGVENVKIYARTLDKAGNIGDEVMEPLRVDKTPPTKPVIQLSSGEWSNDDIQVSMTNAEDTLSGFLKNQYKIGEEGTWKDYDQQFSIPLEGQTMIYARAVDKAGNLSQETTKLLRIDKTLPTKPTISVSSSVYTTDDVTFQISGSRDDLSEVHYEYRINDGPYQDGDHGLITANGSSIITARAVDQAGNRSYEVQDITKVDKIPPNIQFTPRERDWEKSAVKVDIKYTDSIAGIAPNKRFYKVSQSSSSPTDWDMATSDSVTISIPKEGEWYLHAKASDNVGNVKEETTSYLRVQYPPEAPTLKVLSVREREVQFEWSLPNGQTLTDGYEYVLTNMTTGNTSTVSYPQNTFTDDSLEEGTEYDYVVQARNYVGTSPYSNKVHVLTLPGAVTNIRVDKEIRDPSKARISFDSVQSATYYNISAVNQETKLTDFRATVTGSVYEQIDNLQPGIIYDVSVFAVNPTGEGVQTHSSYLSLPDRATDFTSIQAEEDRIRLRWNTVSTATYYQLDRDATSVYKDVYLEYEDLGVQPGTEYLYRVAAENDTGLGGYSEYKAITLPAQVQNFRTVTADVYSLMTDWLPTKGAEGYNARVNGGPEIPLSADTQQFEFTSLPPGTIAELRIRPFNRSGSGKEQVIQSITLPQQPTDLKVEQIGEQSAVLNWKPQHGASKYKVKINDHTYVVSDTRLSVDGLEPGTQYTYSVQSGNAGGFGQPVEQQLLTLPSAPLLRVKSHTATTVTFTWDGVQSAHAYHVSINEDGREQQTANHEVTFDQLQPGVIYHFSARSENSTGVGQSNSYTHRLIPGALSLDDVKVIDVTEDSVTIGWKPAPGSDSTKVYVGDQYIGETTDSTFTFSGLESGKNYEIRLEPVNSSGSGPTSSVTVSTVPNADYTVSLKPDRYSIQFSWIFDRPNEIFAISYKGNEIYRGKAREFNWDGLTANTNYEFLIWTENESGKRSEPKKLETKTLKKKASTAEGGESVTKTVKPNIEKPSQSNSIVTSTERKKNRFDDIDKTFNKDKINELADNGILKGVNETTFEPNRPVTRVEFTSMLVRSLKLSQEPEVSLSFKDINPTAWYIDPLKSAIKSQVARGFSSTVFAPDQLIKREQAAKMVNNVVKATSEVNNNIYTDTSNIVEWAREDVLGLTQDNLVQGYPDGSFRPKQSITRAEAAEMIFNMLEKR, encoded by the coding sequence ATGGAAACACAAAATTTAAAAAAGTACCGAATGCATAGCAAATGGGCAAGTGGATTGTTAGCTTTAATGCTCTTATTTACCACAATTCCTATGTTCCCTGTAGCTGCATTGGCTGCAACTGTCACACCTGAAGCTGAGATCATAGGTGGTCCTGGTTGTTCTAATAACCTTGGAACACAGGCTGGTGACAATTGGGGTGCTTGGAACGCTACACTTGGTAGAGGAGCTACTAATGTATATAGTGACTCAGGTAGCAATCGGTACCAATGTGGTGTCGGAGAACCCATACATCGTTTCATTGATTTGGGAGCTTCGATAAAGTCAGATGATTACCGGGTATTTGTCTTTGTTTCCGGTAATTTTGCAAATAATATCATTTACGTTTCTAATTCTGCTGGTTCTAATAGCTGGCAGCCAAACGGTACCAACTATAACACTTGGAAAGTCGCTAGAAACCTCTACTATAATGAAGATTATCAGGATAAATGGATAGAGATCACGGAAAATATAGACTTGAAGAATTTCCGATACCTCTCATCTTATGGTTCTCAGATCTATGGCGGAGCAGCATCTATCACACAATTTGGTGTACGGATTATTCCAAAATCCAGGTATTTGCCTAACGCGCCACAAATAAATGTGGGATCTGCCGGACAAACAAGCATTGGTTGGGTTAAAGATCCAGTCAATGTATGGATAGATGGTGACGTTGCTCCTGAAGGTCTAAATTACTATGAATACAGCTTGAATGGTGGCGCATTCCAGCGCTATACGGGTCCATTTACAGTTGATGGTCACGGGAATAATACGATCTATGCAAGAACGGTGGACCTTAAAAATCAAAAAAGTGACTTATCTTCTGCCATTGTCCGAATAGATAAAACGGCACCAAATCCGCCCAAGATTCAGGTCACAGGAAATAGTACGGACTATGCTATTTCACTTGAGGCGGGCAGTGATGATTTTTCGGGTATATCACGTACCCAATATCGAATCGAGGGGGCCGTAAATCAGGGTTGGCAAGATTATTATGGAGTCTTCCATATTAATCAAAATGGTCAAAGCACTGTCTACGCGAGATCCATAGATAACGTAGGCAATGTTAGCCAGGAAGTTTCAAAAGATGTGTTGATTGATAATATCGCACCGGATCGACCTAATATTTTGGTTAACAATATCAATTGGGCAAGTAATGATAAGCAGTTCACGGTACAAGACGGTCATGATTCAGGGGGCAGCGGTGTCCTCAAGAGCCAATATAAAATCGGTGATGGCGCTTGGGTAGACTATGTTGGTCCTGTGATTGTCTCTCAAGAAAACGTTAAGATTTACGCCCGTACAATTGACCGTGCAGGCAATATCAGTCAAGTAACAGAGGCGAATTCAAATATTGATAAAACACCTCCGACAACCCCAACAATTACGTTGAGTGATCTTAATTATACAAACAAGGATATATTGGTGACCCTATCCAGTGGTCAAGATAACCTCAGTGGGGTTCAAAAAACACAATATCGCATTGGTAACGGCAACTGGCTTGACTATACTGAGCCTTTTAGCATCACACAAGAAGGTCGCACAACCATTTTTGCTCGTTCTATCGATCTGGCAACCAATATCAGTAATGTGGTAACTGCTGATGCTAAAATTGATCGTCAACCCCCAAGCAAACCAGCTATATCGGTAAGCACAAAAGAGTGGACAAATAAAGATATCATGGTTACAATCACCGATGGAGTAGACGCTGGCAGCAGCGACGTATTGAAGAGCCAGTATAAAATTGGTGAAAGCGGCAACTGGTCAGATTATGTAGCTCCTATCTCTGTAGGAGTAGAAAATGTAAAGATATATGCACGAACATTAGATAAAGCCGGAAATATTGGTGACGAGGTCATGGAGCCCTTGAGGGTAGATAAAACCCCACCCACCAAACCTGTTATCCAGCTCAGTTCTGGTGAATGGTCTAATGATGATATTCAGGTTTCAATGACGAATGCTGAGGATACCTTAAGTGGATTCTTGAAAAATCAATACAAGATCGGAGAAGAAGGGACGTGGAAAGATTACGATCAACAGTTCTCCATTCCATTAGAGGGACAAACGATGATTTATGCGCGGGCTGTAGATAAGGCTGGCAATCTATCACAAGAAACTACCAAGCTCTTGAGGATTGACAAGACGCTGCCTACAAAACCGACTATTAGCGTGTCTTCGAGTGTCTACACGACCGATGATGTTACATTCCAAATTTCAGGCAGTAGAGACGATTTATCGGAAGTTCATTATGAGTACCGCATAAACGATGGGCCCTATCAAGATGGGGATCATGGATTAATCACGGCAAACGGGAGCTCAATTATAACTGCAAGGGCAGTAGACCAGGCAGGCAATAGGAGTTATGAAGTTCAAGACATAACCAAGGTGGATAAAATACCACCTAATATTCAATTTACCCCAAGGGAACGCGATTGGGAAAAGTCCGCTGTAAAGGTAGACATTAAATATACTGATTCTATAGCCGGTATAGCCCCCAATAAGAGATTTTATAAAGTGTCTCAAAGTTCTTCATCGCCTACGGATTGGGATATGGCCACAAGTGACTCAGTAACCATCTCAATTCCCAAGGAAGGTGAGTGGTATTTGCATGCAAAAGCCTCCGATAATGTTGGAAATGTTAAGGAAGAAACGACATCTTACTTACGTGTTCAGTATCCTCCAGAAGCGCCTACATTAAAGGTACTTTCCGTAAGGGAAAGAGAGGTACAATTTGAGTGGTCTCTACCTAATGGGCAAACTTTAACAGACGGTTATGAGTATGTATTGACCAATATGACAACTGGAAATACATCGACTGTTTCTTATCCGCAAAATACATTTACAGACGATTCTCTCGAAGAGGGTACTGAATATGACTATGTTGTTCAGGCACGCAATTATGTAGGAACGAGCCCGTATAGTAATAAGGTTCATGTTCTGACACTTCCCGGTGCTGTAACGAATATCCGGGTCGATAAGGAAATTAGAGATCCGAGCAAGGCGCGGATAAGCTTTGATAGCGTTCAGTCGGCCACGTACTACAACATTAGCGCCGTGAATCAGGAAACCAAACTTACCGATTTTAGAGCTACCGTAACCGGTTCTGTATATGAACAGATAGATAACCTTCAGCCTGGCATCATCTATGATGTATCGGTTTTCGCTGTAAATCCAACGGGCGAAGGCGTTCAAACACATAGTTCTTATCTAAGCCTTCCAGATCGAGCTACTGATTTTACGTCTATACAGGCAGAAGAGGATCGTATCCGGCTTCGCTGGAACACAGTTTCGACGGCAACTTACTATCAGCTGGACCGCGATGCAACGAGCGTGTATAAAGACGTGTATTTGGAATATGAAGATTTAGGGGTTCAGCCAGGAACGGAATATCTGTACCGAGTAGCAGCTGAAAATGACACCGGATTGGGAGGATATAGCGAATATAAGGCCATTACCCTACCAGCTCAGGTGCAGAATTTTAGAACCGTTACAGCGGACGTATATTCTCTAATGACGGACTGGCTTCCAACGAAGGGAGCAGAGGGGTATAATGCCCGTGTAAACGGTGGTCCTGAAATTCCACTATCTGCGGATACTCAGCAATTTGAGTTTACATCTCTTCCTCCAGGGACTATTGCAGAGCTACGGATACGGCCTTTTAACCGTAGCGGAAGCGGAAAGGAACAGGTCATACAGTCAATTACTTTGCCGCAGCAGCCTACAGACCTGAAGGTAGAGCAGATCGGGGAACAATCAGCTGTATTGAATTGGAAGCCGCAACATGGAGCTTCCAAATACAAAGTTAAGATCAATGATCATACCTATGTCGTTTCAGATACGAGACTAAGCGTGGATGGATTGGAGCCTGGTACCCAATATACCTATTCAGTTCAGAGCGGTAATGCAGGTGGCTTTGGACAGCCAGTAGAGCAACAGCTGCTTACCCTACCTTCAGCGCCATTACTGCGGGTAAAGTCTCATACTGCAACAACAGTTACCTTCACCTGGGACGGCGTACAGAGCGCACATGCGTATCATGTATCCATAAATGAAGACGGTCGTGAACAACAAACGGCGAACCATGAGGTAACATTTGATCAACTTCAGCCGGGCGTGATTTATCACTTTTCTGCACGTTCAGAAAACTCAACCGGCGTTGGACAGAGTAATAGCTATACCCATCGCTTGATTCCTGGAGCACTCTCACTTGATGATGTGAAAGTCATTGACGTTACAGAGGATTCCGTGACGATTGGATGGAAGCCTGCTCCTGGTTCTGACAGTACAAAAGTCTATGTGGGGGATCAATATATCGGAGAGACTACCGATTCAACTTTTACTTTCTCGGGGCTTGAAAGTGGGAAAAACTACGAGATACGTTTAGAACCAGTAAACAGCTCCGGAAGCGGCCCAACATCAAGTGTGACAGTAAGTACGGTTCCAAATGCTGATTATACGGTCAGTCTAAAACCGGACAGATATTCAATTCAATTCTCTTGGATATTTGATCGTCCAAACGAAATTTTTGCCATTTCTTATAAAGGAAACGAGATTTATAGAGGGAAGGCTCGGGAATTTAACTGGGATGGACTCACAGCTAATACCAACTATGAATTTTTAATTTGGACGGAAAATGAATCAGGAAAGAGAAGTGAACCCAAAAAACTAGAGACGAAGACATTAAAGAAAAAGGCATCAACTGCTGAAGGTGGAGAAAGCGTAACTAAGACAGTGAAGCCTAATATAGAAAAACCAAGCCAATCTAATTCAATCGTAACTTCAACGGAGAGGAAGAAAAATCGCTTCGACGACATTGACAAGACCTTTAATAAAGACAAGATAAATGAGCTTGCCGATAATGGGATTTTGAAAGGAGTCAACGAAACAACGTTTGAACCGAACAGGCCTGTAACACGTGTTGAGTTTACTTCAATGCTTGTTAGATCATTGAAATTATCGCAGGAACCGGAAGTATCGTTAAGTTTCAAAGATATTAACCCTACTGCGTGGTACATTGATCCACTCAAAAGTGCAATAAAGAGTCAAGTTGCTCGTGGATTTAGTAGTACAGTTTTTGCACCAGACCAGCTCATTAAGCGGGAGCA